One part of the Leucobacter triazinivorans genome encodes these proteins:
- a CDS encoding bifunctional DNA primase/polymerase has protein sequence MNARLSSCSAVLGQMPEQVSTFAVASKLASLGVPVFPVWSDSKRPATRHGFHDASTDIEQIEAWWSSTPNASLAIPTGQASGVVVVDVDVHGRVNGYEAATRTERAGLLSGWELMVRTPSGGMHLYYPAVDDAEQRSWQSASSGIDFRGDGGYIIVPPSMRMIGKHLERYTVERMNHGLTSSLDADRLREFLDPKPDRIRRPATGDRGMEVGRLAAWVSRLQEGERNHGLFWAACKMAEHDIPSDTALDALAAAGSSAGLAEREILTTVRSAYRTVHGAPAREPSTAALSSPDRPPPTSTRAQVLS, from the coding sequence GTGAACGCGCGTCTGAGTTCGTGCTCGGCAGTACTGGGACAGATGCCGGAGCAGGTGAGTACCTTCGCAGTGGCGAGCAAGCTCGCTTCACTTGGCGTGCCCGTGTTTCCGGTCTGGTCAGATTCGAAGCGACCGGCGACGCGCCACGGCTTTCATGATGCCAGCACGGACATTGAACAGATTGAAGCCTGGTGGTCATCGACCCCAAATGCCTCACTCGCGATACCGACGGGTCAAGCATCTGGCGTCGTTGTTGTCGACGTCGATGTGCACGGCCGCGTGAACGGCTACGAGGCCGCGACGCGTACCGAACGCGCAGGGCTGCTCTCGGGGTGGGAGCTAATGGTCCGCACTCCCTCTGGCGGCATGCACTTGTATTACCCCGCGGTCGATGACGCCGAGCAGCGGTCCTGGCAGTCAGCGAGTTCGGGCATCGACTTTCGAGGTGACGGCGGTTACATCATCGTCCCGCCGTCCATGCGAATGATTGGTAAGCATCTTGAGCGGTACACGGTTGAACGAATGAATCATGGTCTTACGAGCAGCCTTGACGCAGATCGACTTCGCGAGTTCCTCGACCCGAAGCCCGACCGAATCCGTCGCCCAGCCACAGGTGATCGCGGGATGGAAGTTGGTCGGCTTGCGGCGTGGGTGTCGCGTCTGCAAGAGGGCGAAAGGAATCACGGACTGTTTTGGGCGGCTTGCAAAATGGCCGAACACGATATCCCATCAGACACGGCACTCGACGCGCTTGCTGCAGCCGGTAGCAGTGCCGGACTCGCCGAGCGCGAGATTCTTACGACGGTGCGGTCGGCGTATCGAACCGTTCACGGCGCACCTGCACGAGAACCGTCTACGGCAGCACTGTCGTCGCCTGACCGGCCACCGCCTACCTCAACACGAGCGCAGGTGCTCTCGTGA
- a CDS encoding ArdC-like ssDNA-binding domain-containing protein: MATYEDRQAARDAKLDELHETLSSAVEQLVSGEDWKRALTFAANFRSRSFNNTLLIWVQHQAAFEQGLVPDPIPSYIAGYRQWQGLGRQVQKGQPGYQILAPVTGRFASATPADAESWRRLKKFEKPRPGEAVRSKMIGVRPAYVWDASQTAGDPLPEPPSPKLLEGEAPRGLWSGLAAQIEAAGFSLGDAPDAASIHGANGVTNYTDRTVLVRADIDDAARVKTLAHELGHVLMHDPKSSEVRLHRGIGEVEAESVALMIGAAHGMDTSIYTIPYVAGWAANVDGKEPVEIVKATGDRVRATALKVLDQLDTEQLGNGTPPGLERDVPQRQAPKTERTSIAHPVGRTAGSTPLREPAAATARSLS, from the coding sequence ATGGCCACATACGAGGATCGCCAAGCCGCGCGTGACGCAAAGCTCGATGAGCTACATGAAACGTTGTCCAGCGCGGTCGAGCAACTGGTGTCAGGTGAAGACTGGAAGCGCGCTCTGACGTTCGCAGCAAACTTTCGCAGTCGTTCGTTCAACAACACCCTGCTGATTTGGGTGCAGCACCAAGCCGCGTTCGAGCAGGGGTTGGTACCTGACCCGATCCCGTCTTACATTGCCGGGTATAGGCAATGGCAGGGTCTCGGCCGTCAAGTACAGAAGGGACAGCCGGGATATCAGATCCTTGCTCCCGTTACCGGTCGATTCGCTTCGGCGACACCTGCGGACGCGGAGTCTTGGCGCAGGCTCAAGAAGTTCGAGAAGCCTCGCCCGGGTGAGGCCGTGCGCTCGAAGATGATCGGGGTGCGACCCGCCTATGTGTGGGATGCTTCACAGACCGCGGGCGATCCCTTGCCTGAACCGCCTTCGCCAAAGCTGCTCGAAGGCGAAGCACCCCGAGGACTGTGGTCAGGGCTCGCTGCGCAGATCGAAGCTGCTGGGTTCTCGCTGGGTGATGCACCGGATGCGGCATCAATCCACGGGGCAAACGGAGTGACGAACTACACCGATCGCACCGTGCTCGTACGTGCCGACATTGATGACGCGGCCCGGGTGAAGACGCTCGCACACGAGCTGGGACATGTGCTCATGCACGATCCCAAGAGCAGCGAGGTACGTCTGCACCGCGGAATTGGTGAGGTCGAGGCCGAATCAGTGGCGCTGATGATCGGGGCCGCGCACGGCATGGACACCAGCATCTATACGATCCCGTACGTCGCAGGTTGGGCAGCAAACGTTGATGGCAAAGAGCCAGTCGAGATCGTCAAGGCCACCGGTGATCGAGTGCGAGCCACCGCTCTGAAGGTCCTGGATCAACTCGATACTGAGCAGCTCGGCAACGGCACCCCGCCCGGCCTTGAACGGGATGTACCGCAGCGGCAAGCACCAAAGACGGAGCGTACTTCCATTGCGCATCCGGTGGGCCGTACTGCGGGATCCACACCACTGAGAGAACCAGCTGCAGCAACGGCGAGGAGCCTCTCGTGA
- the brxC gene encoding BREX system P-loop protein BrxC: MKLNEIFLKDVTRSIEGVVKADDADHLGIEVEEYVFTNDAAKGVAPLLEEYTNYTNANGVWISGFFGSGKSHLLKMLAHLLGDVEGQAFERDRVAESFLAKTDDAMLIASLKKAAAIPAKSLLFNIDQKATLIAKDQTDALLKVFVKVFDESRGYFGNDGAVARFEEDLDKRGQYDAFKAAFARIAGIDWSQGREQTALEGHNIDKAFAEVNGEANPGIIAQYQKSYAVSIEDFATSVKAWIDTQEPGFRLNFFVDEVGQFIADDVKLMLNLQTIAESLNTKCKGRSWVFVTSQEDMDKVIGDRTRQQGNDFSKIQARFSTKVKLTSQDVEEVISKRLLEKNDAGTTELQAIHSTQAANFPTIFNFVDGAKTYRNYVDETRFINTYPFVTYQIPMFQAAIEGLSDHNMFEGKNSSVGERSMLGVVQEVAKRIGNEQVGYLATFDQMFAGISAALKSAAQSAILQAEKHLPDPSSDVTILANRLLKALFLVKYIDTFKATPRNLTVLVYDRFGLDLTGLGKQVQEALNLLEAQSYVQRNGNIYEYLTNEEQEIEKEIKAVDVDSSEVSSKLFRYLSSDILKSNKLKYAKNGQDFSFGFKLDDIPQGTQRDLTIHFITPETSYSDSEIAAQSMGRDELRVFLGRDKRLLADLRLLLKTEKYTKQRTNSGATPSMQAILQSKQILNTDREKELIERLRQAVGNAQLIINAAEVTSSSQDALTRVTDGFQELVSRTYTSLGLLGGKVFPEQQVASAVQNDGGLFDAATLSALNSPGTEMESWIITQTGLGEQVTIKKIIDHFETKPYGWDLGSIEVVLGWLVGNGRVALSVDSNPVVRTEAASLIRNTGKHQHVVVAPQKAYDQAKVAAFKKFCTDFFDEAAVPSDATELARFGKDKLSARRDELAALVGSSRYPFTSQLANVVALLDDVVGNHVDWYLNDFDRADELLEAKEDLIDPIKSFLNGQQAKIFDEAQTLLNTNSGNLGSLPAGSAERVKELLSDANAFRGNKMNQLKVAADALRSQIDDVVAERRAAVIAAIEGRRTEILGSAYYANATPAAQESVMRRIDAILARLSNETQVAIILQAGATFEQDDYPALLSQLVESQQVGDGDTPPPKPMVSVKTIKAPGVAGVLESESDVDNYLAALRTALVATLNEGKRITL; encoded by the coding sequence ATGAAACTTAACGAGATCTTCCTCAAAGACGTCACTCGCTCGATCGAGGGTGTCGTCAAAGCCGATGACGCTGACCACCTCGGCATCGAAGTCGAGGAGTATGTCTTTACCAACGACGCTGCCAAGGGTGTTGCGCCGCTACTGGAGGAGTACACCAACTACACAAACGCCAACGGCGTGTGGATCTCGGGCTTCTTCGGCTCAGGTAAATCCCACCTGTTGAAGATGCTCGCACATCTCCTCGGTGACGTCGAGGGCCAGGCATTTGAGCGCGACAGAGTTGCAGAGAGTTTTCTCGCCAAGACAGACGACGCAATGCTGATTGCATCTTTGAAGAAGGCAGCGGCCATCCCTGCCAAGAGCCTGCTGTTCAACATTGACCAGAAGGCGACCCTGATCGCAAAGGACCAGACGGACGCACTGCTCAAGGTGTTCGTCAAGGTGTTCGACGAGAGTCGCGGATATTTCGGTAACGACGGCGCCGTCGCCCGCTTTGAGGAAGACCTTGATAAGCGTGGCCAGTATGACGCGTTCAAGGCAGCGTTTGCGAGGATCGCCGGGATTGACTGGTCACAAGGGCGCGAGCAGACCGCACTTGAAGGTCACAACATTGACAAGGCGTTCGCTGAGGTAAATGGTGAGGCGAATCCAGGCATCATCGCCCAGTACCAGAAGTCGTACGCAGTCTCGATCGAAGACTTCGCGACGTCTGTAAAGGCATGGATTGACACGCAGGAGCCAGGCTTCAGGCTCAACTTCTTCGTTGACGAGGTCGGTCAGTTCATCGCCGATGACGTCAAGCTCATGCTCAACCTCCAGACCATCGCCGAGTCTCTCAACACCAAGTGCAAGGGCCGGTCGTGGGTCTTCGTGACTTCGCAGGAAGACATGGACAAGGTCATCGGCGACCGTACGAGGCAACAAGGGAACGACTTCTCCAAGATCCAGGCTCGTTTCAGCACCAAGGTCAAGCTCACCAGCCAAGACGTCGAAGAAGTCATCAGCAAGCGTCTACTGGAGAAGAACGACGCTGGAACGACCGAATTGCAGGCGATCCATTCCACGCAGGCGGCGAACTTCCCGACCATCTTCAATTTTGTCGACGGCGCGAAAACCTACCGCAACTACGTGGACGAAACCCGTTTCATCAACACGTATCCGTTCGTCACCTACCAAATTCCGATGTTTCAGGCCGCGATCGAGGGCCTGTCCGACCACAACATGTTCGAGGGCAAGAACAGCTCGGTCGGTGAGCGTTCGATGCTCGGCGTGGTCCAGGAAGTTGCCAAGCGCATCGGAAACGAGCAGGTTGGTTACCTTGCCACCTTCGACCAGATGTTCGCCGGAATCAGCGCGGCACTAAAGTCGGCCGCTCAGAGTGCCATTCTCCAGGCTGAGAAGCACTTGCCTGACCCAAGCTCGGACGTCACTATTCTCGCGAATCGTCTGCTGAAGGCGCTGTTCCTGGTCAAGTACATTGACACCTTCAAAGCGACTCCCCGTAACCTCACCGTGCTCGTTTATGACCGCTTCGGGCTCGACCTCACGGGACTGGGCAAGCAGGTTCAGGAGGCACTCAACCTCCTGGAAGCACAATCGTATGTTCAGCGGAACGGCAACATCTACGAGTACCTCACCAACGAGGAACAAGAGATTGAAAAGGAGATCAAGGCGGTCGACGTTGACTCCTCCGAGGTCTCTAGCAAGCTCTTCCGGTACCTTTCCTCAGACATTCTCAAGAGCAACAAACTCAAGTACGCCAAGAACGGCCAAGACTTCTCGTTTGGTTTCAAGCTCGACGACATTCCGCAGGGAACTCAGCGTGATCTGACCATCCACTTCATCACTCCCGAAACCAGCTACAGCGACTCCGAGATCGCGGCACAGAGCATGGGTCGGGACGAGCTGCGAGTGTTCCTCGGTCGCGACAAGCGGTTGCTCGCCGACCTGCGACTGCTGTTGAAGACGGAGAAGTACACCAAGCAGCGCACCAATTCCGGTGCTACTCCCTCAATGCAGGCGATCCTGCAGTCCAAGCAGATACTCAACACCGACCGCGAGAAGGAACTCATCGAGCGACTTCGGCAGGCTGTGGGCAATGCCCAGTTGATTATCAATGCTGCCGAGGTCACGTCCAGTTCGCAAGACGCGCTCACACGCGTGACCGACGGGTTCCAGGAACTCGTGAGCCGCACATATACCAGCCTGGGATTGCTCGGCGGGAAGGTGTTCCCTGAGCAGCAGGTTGCGAGCGCCGTGCAGAACGATGGGGGTCTCTTCGACGCGGCGACGCTCAGCGCGCTGAACTCGCCGGGTACTGAGATGGAGTCCTGGATCATCACCCAGACTGGCCTGGGGGAACAAGTGACGATCAAGAAGATCATCGACCACTTCGAGACCAAGCCCTACGGCTGGGACCTCGGCTCAATCGAGGTTGTGCTCGGATGGCTCGTGGGGAACGGCAGGGTGGCGCTGAGTGTCGATTCCAACCCGGTGGTTCGGACCGAAGCAGCATCCCTGATCCGCAATACAGGGAAGCATCAGCATGTTGTCGTTGCCCCCCAGAAGGCATATGATCAGGCGAAGGTCGCCGCATTCAAGAAGTTCTGCACCGACTTCTTTGACGAAGCTGCAGTACCGTCCGACGCCACCGAGCTTGCCAGGTTTGGCAAGGACAAGCTCTCGGCGAGGCGTGACGAACTAGCTGCCCTTGTGGGCAGCAGCCGGTACCCGTTCACAAGTCAACTCGCCAACGTTGTCGCTCTTCTCGACGACGTCGTCGGCAACCATGTCGACTGGTACCTCAACGACTTCGACAGGGCCGATGAGCTGCTCGAAGCGAAGGAGGACTTGATCGACCCCATCAAGTCTTTCCTCAACGGGCAGCAGGCGAAGATCTTCGACGAAGCACAGACCCTTCTGAACACCAATTCGGGAAACCTCGGCTCGCTTCCGGCAGGTAGTGCCGAGCGGGTCAAGGAACTGCTTTCGGATGCTAATGCCTTCCGTGGCAACAAGATGAACCAGCTCAAGGTGGCAGCCGACGCTTTGAGGAGCCAGATTGACGACGTTGTGGCCGAAAGGCGTGCGGCCGTCATTGCAGCGATCGAAGGGCGTAGGACCGAAATCCTTGGTAGCGCGTACTACGCCAACGCCACGCCAGCGGCACAGGAGAGCGTGATGAGACGAATCGACGCTATCCTCGCGCGACTCAGCAATGAAACACAGGTCGCGATCATTCTCCAGGCGGGAGCGACCTTTGAGCAGGACGATTACCCGGCATTGCTGAGTCAACTCGTTGAGTCACAGCAAGTCGGGGACGGCGACACTCCGCCGCCGAAGCCGATGGTTTCGGTGAAGACGATAAAGGCCCCTGGGGTTGCCGGTGTCCTCGAATCTGAATCGGATGTCGATAACTACCTGGCCGCTTTGCGGACCGCGTTGGTTGCGACCCTCAACGAAGGAAAGCGAATCACGCTCTGA
- a CDS encoding DUF1788 domain-containing protein, whose amino-acid sequence MQPKQTLAEQEDHLFRVLSSERFLRMEGLGNEVAHFIYDYDPSWALDVAQAKKRIKTKLNTELGINVFEINLYDLCVDLLKKRNVWERVLAAEPTMDKPEFLKMLQNMLDPQMHLAPAIKELMAAESFQILFLTGVGEVFPFVRSHTVLNNLQTVVSDKPMLMFFPGRYEVSATQGSALVLFGQLKDDSFYRAKRILDQEA is encoded by the coding sequence ATGCAGCCAAAGCAAACCCTTGCTGAGCAAGAGGATCACCTCTTCCGGGTACTCAGCAGCGAACGATTTCTCAGGATGGAGGGCCTCGGCAATGAGGTCGCCCACTTCATCTACGACTATGACCCGTCGTGGGCGCTTGACGTTGCGCAGGCGAAGAAGCGCATCAAAACCAAGCTCAACACCGAGCTGGGGATCAATGTTTTCGAGATCAATCTTTACGACTTGTGTGTCGACCTGCTCAAGAAGCGCAACGTCTGGGAGCGAGTCCTTGCTGCTGAGCCGACGATGGACAAGCCAGAGTTCCTCAAGATGCTGCAGAACATGCTTGACCCGCAGATGCATCTCGCGCCTGCGATCAAGGAGCTGATGGCGGCCGAGTCATTTCAGATCCTCTTCCTGACAGGGGTCGGCGAAGTGTTCCCGTTCGTGCGCTCGCACACCGTGCTCAACAACCTGCAGACCGTCGTATCCGACAAGCCGATGCTGATGTTTTTCCCTGGCCGATACGAGGTGTCAGCCACTCAGGGCTCAGCCCTGGTCCTCTTCGGCCAGCTCAAAGACGACTCCTTCTACCGCGCCAAGCGCATTCTCGACCAGGAAGCATGA
- a CDS encoding DUF1819 family protein has product MAQSAEDRYALSFTSGALLSKEAAVLAPIYIELKDWEKVRDLAVSQNLLQARTYRTGVRVARETIKRLSALSDHELEILDDITASERGHLMWAAACRRYDLIGEFAEEVLREKFLTLAGSISYTDYDSFFRAKSMWHDELGTIADSTYKKLREVIFRMMTEAALVNSDGGIEPTLLSARVVECLSARIPSDIRFFPTREAY; this is encoded by the coding sequence ATGGCTCAAAGCGCAGAAGATCGCTACGCTTTGTCTTTTACCAGCGGCGCCCTTCTTTCGAAAGAAGCAGCGGTTCTCGCCCCTATTTATATTGAACTGAAGGACTGGGAAAAGGTACGCGATCTCGCGGTATCCCAGAACCTTTTGCAGGCGAGAACATATCGCACCGGGGTACGTGTAGCCCGCGAGACAATCAAGCGATTGTCTGCGCTTAGTGACCACGAACTCGAGATACTCGACGACATCACCGCCTCAGAACGCGGACACTTGATGTGGGCAGCAGCCTGCCGAAGATACGACCTAATCGGTGAGTTCGCGGAGGAAGTGCTGCGTGAAAAGTTTCTCACGTTAGCTGGATCCATCTCTTACACAGATTATGACTCATTCTTTCGCGCAAAATCCATGTGGCACGACGAGTTGGGCACCATTGCCGACTCGACCTACAAGAAGCTTCGAGAGGTGATCTTCCGAATGATGACCGAGGCCGCACTCGTAAATTCCGACGGGGGCATCGAACCGACCCTGCTATCGGCCCGTGTTGTGGAGTGCCTGTCAGCGCGGATTCCAAGTGACATCCGCTTTTTCCCGACGAGGGAGGCTTACTAA
- a CDS encoding alpha/beta hydrolase family protein, translating to MRTRRIVAASLSTAAAILGAGGAALGCGIARKLTAPIGPRDFDLTVRGVEQADGQSRLVLDRTQDTEAQGVCNLWFERGGWVQLGNEVEDRGSKRIARTITGTSEGFSPRAGDLASWSGIYYSSPEDAGLEHREIVINAPAGHAPAWRIDGDLSTWAIHVHGLGSSRAGTIRGVQVATELGYTSLVVTYRNDGEGPHLGNGRSTLGVTEIEDVDAAIGNAIRRGAERIVLFGWSMGAAIALQLAHRAEYRELIVGLVLDSPVLNWRSVIQANCKRAGLPSSAGAIAMPWLMKEPLARMVGLPTALPLEDFNWVKRAHELDVPTLILHGTRDDSAPFATSKCLRDQRPALVTLEAFDAGHTLNWNADNERWHNTAASWLGQRIGR from the coding sequence ATGAGAACGAGAAGGATCGTCGCGGCGAGCCTGAGTACTGCGGCTGCGATACTCGGTGCCGGAGGCGCTGCTCTGGGTTGTGGTATTGCTCGAAAGCTCACTGCACCGATCGGGCCGCGCGACTTCGACCTCACTGTGCGTGGTGTTGAACAAGCTGATGGACAGTCGCGTCTTGTGCTCGATCGCACTCAGGACACAGAAGCACAAGGCGTCTGTAACCTCTGGTTCGAACGCGGTGGCTGGGTGCAGCTCGGAAACGAAGTAGAAGACCGAGGATCCAAGCGCATCGCCCGAACCATCACCGGAACCTCCGAGGGGTTCAGTCCACGAGCAGGAGATCTGGCCTCGTGGAGTGGCATCTACTACTCATCCCCAGAAGACGCAGGCCTTGAACACCGAGAGATCGTCATTAATGCGCCAGCTGGTCATGCCCCTGCCTGGAGGATCGATGGCGACCTTTCAACGTGGGCAATACACGTTCACGGGCTCGGCAGTTCCCGAGCAGGTACGATTCGCGGCGTGCAGGTCGCGACCGAACTCGGCTACACCTCGCTCGTGGTCACCTACCGAAACGATGGCGAAGGCCCACACCTCGGCAACGGCAGGTCGACACTCGGCGTCACTGAAATCGAAGACGTCGATGCTGCAATCGGTAACGCGATCAGGCGTGGTGCCGAACGGATCGTGCTCTTCGGCTGGTCAATGGGTGCCGCGATTGCGCTGCAACTTGCACACCGAGCGGAGTATCGAGAACTGATCGTCGGACTCGTGCTTGACTCACCAGTACTGAACTGGCGATCGGTAATCCAAGCGAACTGCAAGCGCGCCGGGCTGCCCAGCAGTGCAGGCGCAATCGCGATGCCGTGGTTGATGAAGGAACCGCTTGCGCGCATGGTCGGCCTGCCAACGGCATTGCCTCTCGAAGATTTCAACTGGGTGAAACGGGCTCACGAACTCGATGTCCCGACGCTGATTCTTCACGGCACTCGCGATGACTCGGCGCCGTTCGCAACTTCTAAGTGCTTACGGGACCAGCGCCCAGCACTCGTCACCCTTGAAGCTTTCGACGCTGGTCACACCCTCAACTGGAATGCCGATAATGAACGCTGGCATAACACTGCAGCAAGCTGGCTCGGCCAGCGCATAGGCCGCTGA
- a CDS encoding helix-turn-helix domain-containing protein has translation MTEPWLSADDIASHLGVTKDTIYTWIAEKGMPAHKIGRLWKFQATEVDDWVRRGGAAAQEGSEPS, from the coding sequence GTGACTGAGCCGTGGCTGTCTGCTGACGACATCGCCTCCCACCTTGGCGTCACGAAGGACACCATCTATACCTGGATCGCCGAAAAGGGGATGCCCGCCCACAAGATCGGTCGCCTCTGGAAGTTCCAAGCCACAGAGGTCGACGACTGGGTTCGTCGTGGTGGGGCTGCAGCGCAGGAGGGCTCAGAACCGTCCTAA
- a CDS encoding DUF2637 domain-containing protein, whose product MRTAVCGTVFIAVGAFWLSFTSLADLAHRSGIGAGQAWAWPLIVDGIIVVATVAVVALAGNRASWYPWVLLVGGAVVSVTANAIHAIIAADADVPSILAGAVAAVPPVVLLAITHLTVILARASGSKEVESSIEAFEEVEAETAAPDRRALASALRGIGWTNKQIANELDVHPSTIGRWLSADDPEVAESDTHLLASSESAEERS is encoded by the coding sequence GTGCGGACCGCGGTCTGCGGGACCGTGTTCATCGCAGTGGGCGCCTTCTGGCTGTCGTTCACGTCGCTCGCCGACCTTGCGCACCGATCTGGGATCGGTGCGGGACAAGCTTGGGCGTGGCCACTCATCGTGGACGGCATCATCGTGGTCGCAACCGTGGCTGTGGTCGCCCTCGCTGGCAATCGCGCCTCCTGGTACCCATGGGTGCTCCTGGTCGGTGGTGCGGTGGTGTCGGTGACGGCCAACGCAATCCACGCGATCATTGCCGCCGATGCCGACGTGCCCAGCATCCTCGCCGGAGCCGTCGCTGCGGTACCTCCAGTGGTGCTCCTGGCAATCACGCATCTCACAGTGATCCTGGCCCGGGCGTCGGGTTCGAAAGAAGTCGAGTCATCAATCGAAGCCTTCGAAGAAGTTGAAGCCGAGACCGCAGCACCTGATCGCCGCGCTCTCGCGTCGGCGCTACGCGGCATCGGCTGGACGAACAAACAAATTGCGAACGAACTCGATGTGCACCCCTCGACTATCGGCCGCTGGCTTTCCGCTGATGACCCCGAGGTGGCTGAAAGTGATACGCACCTACTCGCCAGTAGCGAATCAGCAGAGGAGAGATCATGA